A genome region from Cucurbita pepo subsp. pepo cultivar mu-cu-16 chromosome LG02, ASM280686v2, whole genome shotgun sequence includes the following:
- the LOC111787650 gene encoding uncharacterized protein LOC111787650, translating into MTAKIEDRTKMLIAMKGHPGTGKSTLAQTLASLLKIPLIDKDDVKDCAAALAAASTAALVNDLSYDVVYRLASTQLRLGLSVIVDTPLSRRSHFCHLTDVASAAGVRLLIVECKPSDPAEWRRRLESRGADDRMNWHKPSTWREIEMLLESYGGCTEFDVGDVPRLVVDTTAPVNFDEIVSTVIDFIVSNGGSSTAPSAAAER; encoded by the coding sequence ATGACAGCAAAAATTGAAGATAGAACGAAAATGCTAATAGCGATGAAAGGCCATCCAGGCACAGGCAAAAGCACTCTGGCCCAAACCCTAGCCTCCCTCCTCAAAATCCCCCTAATCGACAAAGACGACGTCAAGGACTGCGCCGCCGCTCTCGCCGCCGCGTCAACCGCCGCCCTCGTCAACGATCTCTCCTACGACGTCGTTTACCGTCTCGCCTCGACGCAGCTCCGCCTCGGCCTCAGCGTCATCGTCGACACGCCTCTCTCCCGCCGATCTCACTTTTGCCATCTTACCGACGTCGCTTCCGCCGCCGGCGTGCGGCTTCTCATCGTCGAGTGCAAGCCATCTGATCCGGCGGAGTGGAGGCGGAGGCTTGAGAGTCGCGGCGCCGACGATCGGATGAATTGGCACAAGCCGTCCACGTGGCGAGAAATTGAGATGCTCCTGGAAAGTTACGGCGGATGTACGGAATTCGACGTCGGAGACGTTCCGAGGCTGGTGGTTGATACTACCGCGCCGGTTAATTTCGATGAGATTGTTTCTACTGTGATCGATTTCATTGTATCTAACGGTGGTTCTTCCACTGCTCcgtcggcggcggcggagagaTGA
- the LOC111789186 gene encoding transmembrane protein 56-like, with translation MSLKSYQSQAEQLLKYLVLSDPVVPYISIPAGILASKLVYDLTDLISGVYFKSYSNLSRIQRMEWNNRAMSTLHAIFITAASLYMVFLSDLYSDRYFGFITFRSSTISTFCLGVSVGYFITDLGMISWFYPSLGGMEYVIHHLLSLVAVAYAMLTGEGQLYTFMVLISETTTPGINLRWYLDTAGMKKSKAYLINGVVIFFAWLVARILLFMYMFYHVYLHLNQVLQMHAFGQLLVFVVPLVLSVMNLMWFAKIFRGLKKTLAKRQ, from the exons ATGTCACTGAAGTCATATCAAAGCCAGGCCGAGCAACTACTTAAGTATCTTGTACTATCAGATCCTGTTGTACCATACATTTCCATTCCTGCAGGCATACTTGCTAGCAAATTG GTCTATGATCTGACTGATTTGATCAGCGGTGTTTACTTCAAGAGTTATTCTAACCTTTCTAGGATTCAGCGAATGGAGTGGAACAACCG GGCAATGTCAACCCTCCATGCTATTTTCATCACAGCAGCATCATTGTACATGGTGTTTTTGTCTGATCTCTATTCGGACCGATATTTTGGCTTTATTACCTTTCGTAGTTCAACAATATCAACATTTTGCCTGGGA GTTTCTGTTGGTTACTTCATAACTGATCTTGGGATGATCTCTTGGTTTTATCCTTCCCTTGGTGGAATGGAGTAT GTGATacatcatcttctttctctcgTAGCTGTGGCCTATGCTATGTTGACGGGTGAGGGGCAACTTTACACCTTCATGGTTCTCATCTCTGAGACGACAACTCCTGGGATCAATTTGAGATG GTACCTTGACACAGCTGGAATGAAGAAGTCAAAGGCATACCTCATAAATGGGGTTGTAATATTCTTCGCTTGGCTG gttGCCAGAATTCTTCTGTTCATGTACATGTTTTACCATGTCTACTTGCACTTGAATCAG GTTCTCCAGATGCACGCTTTCGGGCAACTTTTGGTGTTTGTGGTTCCATTGGTACTATCAGTGATGAACTTGATGTGGTTTGCGAAAATCTTCAGAGGATTGAAAAAGACATTAGCAAAGAGACAATGA
- the LOC111788714 gene encoding WD repeat-containing protein 26 homolog, with protein sequence MGGLEDEEPASKRMKVSLEKLKGLSNGLAAVERLGGSSRDLMARPLQSEGDSGDVIGTKGVIRRVEFVRIIANALYSLGYEKTGAYLEEESGIPLYSPAVNVLMQQIRDGKWDESVETLQKIGLPDEHVVRSASVLVLEQKFFELVERDKVTEALQTLRTEIAPYHVNEHRIRELSSCLVAPSMRAQVNSYGQQSAKAKARTQLLEELQKLLPASLMIPEKRLEYLVERALLLQRDACTFHNSLSNEMSLYTDHDCGKNQIPSQTLQVLQDHDDEVWFLQFSHNGKYLASSSSDRSAIIWEVDLKGRLSLKHKLLGHEQPISMVSWSPDDSQLLTCGVEEAVRRWDVATGECLHVYEKAGLGLVSCGWFPDGKHILAGVNDKSICMWELDGNELEGWKGQRTLKISDLEITNDGKKIISICRETAILLLDRELLIDKLIEEDQTITSFQLSRDNKFLLVNLMNQEIHLWSLEGEAELVTTYTGHKRTRFVIRSCFGGLNQAFIASGSEDSLVYIWHRGTGEVIEALEGHSGSVNCVSWNPANPHMLASGSDDRTIRIWGLRGVDVVKCENNIEQYSNSNGGILHYSNGNGNGGTC encoded by the exons ATGGGAGGTTTAGAGGATGAAGAACCAGCCTCCAAACGCATGAAAGTATCGCTAGAGAAATTGAAGGGACTGTCAAACGGTTTAGCTGCGGTAGAGCGTTTGGGGGGCTCTTCAAGAGACTTGATGGCTCGCCCCCTACAATCCGAAGGGGACAGTGGTGATGTTATTGGTACTAAGGGAGTGATAAGAAGAGTAGAGTTTGTTAGAATAATAGCCAATGCATTGTATTCTCTTGGTTACGAGAAGACTGGTGCTTATCTAGAAGAGGAGTCTGGGATACCTCTATATTCTCCGGCTGTTAACGTCCTTATGCAGCAAATTCGCGACGGGAAGTGGGATGAAAGTGTTGAAACTCTGCAAAAAATTGGTCTACCGGATGAACACGTTGTTCGATCAGCTTCTGTTTTGGTATTAGAACAGAAATTCTTTGAGCTTGTTGAAAGGGACAAAGTCACTGAAGCTTTGCAGACACTGAGGACTGAGATTGCTCCATATCACGTTAATGAACACAGAATTCGTGAGCTCTCCTCCTGCTTGGTTGCTCCGTCAATGAGGGCTCAAGTCAATTCATACGGTCAACAAAGTGCTAAGGCCAAGGCTCGCACACAATTGCTGGAGGAATTGCAGAAACTTCTTCCTGCATCTCTTATGATACCGGAAAAAAGGTTGGAATATTTAGTTGAACGCGCCCTTTTGTTACAACGCGATGCTTGCACTTTCCATAACTCCTTAAGCAACGAGATGTCGTTGTATACAGATCATGATTGTGGGAAAAATCAGATTCCTTCTCAAACTTTACAG GTGTTACAAGATCACGACGATGAAGTTTGGtttctacaattttctcaCAATGGGAAATACTTAGCTTCATCTTCCAGTGACCGATCAGCGATTATATGGGAG GTAGACTTAAAGGGAAGACTTTCTTTGAAGCACAAACTGTTAGGTCACGAGCAACCGATCTCTATGGTCTCGTGGAGTCCTGATGATAGTCAGCTACTCACATGTGGGGTCGAGGAAGCTGTCAGGCGTTGGGATGTCGCTACAGGCGAATGCCTCCATGTTTATGAAAAAGCTGGTCTTGGACTGGTTTCTTGTGGCTGGTTTCCTGATGGAAAGCATATACTCGCAGGCGTTAACGATAAGAGTATCTGCATGTGGGAATTAGACGGGAACGAGTTGGAAGGTTGGAAGGGTCAAAGAACTCTTAAGATATCTGACTTGGAAATAACCAATGATGGGAAGAAGATTATCAGTATCTGTAGAGAGACTGCAATATTGCTGCTCGACAGGGAGTTGCTCATCGATAAATTGATCGAAGAGGATCAAACAATAACGTCTTTTCAATTGTCGAGGGATAATAAGTTCTTACTAGTAAATCTTATGAACCAAGAAATCCATCTGTGGAGTTTGGAAGGCGAGGCCGAGTTAGTTACAACATACACAGGTCACAAGCGCACCCGATTTGTGATTCGCTCCTGTTTTGGAGGGCTCAACCAGGCGTTCATTGCAAGCGGTAGCGAGGACTCACTG GTATACATATGGCATAGAGGGACAGGGGAGGTAATAGAGGCATTGGAAGGGCACTCAGGGTCAGTGAACTGTGTGAGCTGGAATCCTGCAAATCCACACATGTTGGCATCGGGGAGTGACGACCGTACGATTAGAATATGGGGGTTAAGAGGGGTGGATGTGGTGAAATGCGAGAATAATATTGAACAATACAGCAATAGTAATGGTGGCATCCTCCATTATAgcaatggcaatggcaatggaGGAACttgttga